The sequence below is a genomic window from uncultured Stenotrophomonas sp..
CACCACGCGTCGGCGCGGACGTCGGCCGGCGGTGCGGTGAGGTCGCGCTCGATGGCCTGCACCGGGGCATTGATGGTGGCGTCGCCGCGCCCGTAGCCGGCGGGCACGCGCAGGTCGGCGGCCGGGTCGGCGCTGGGCGTGGTGGCACAGCCGGCGACGAGTGCGGCGAGGGTGGCGGAAAGCAGCAGCGGGCGGAAGGTGTTCATGCTCATTTTCAGGGGCTTCCAGAAACTCTCTGATTCGTCATTCCCGCGAAGGCGGGAATCGCTCTTGCTTCGGACTCTTCAGCCCGAGGAGTTGAAAGTGACAAACGATTCCCGCCTTCGCGGGAATGACGGTAGTGATGTTTCAAAGTGTTATTCACTCGCGGGCCAGTGCCTCGACCGGGTCGAGCTGGGCGGCGTTGCGGGCCGGCAGGAAGCCGAACGCCACGCCGATCAAGGTCGAGCAGGCGAAGGCGGCGACGATCGAGCCGGTGGAGAACAGCAGGGTGAAGCTGGCGCCGAAGCTCTTGAACGCCCAGCCGATGCCCAGCGCCAGGGCGATGCCGAGCACGCCGCCGAGCAGGCACACCAGCACCGCCTCGATCAGGAACTGCTGGCGGATGTCGCTCTGGCGTGCGCCCACGGCCATGCGCACGCCGATCTCGCGGGTACGTTCGGTCACCGACACCAGCATGATGTTCATCACGCCGATGCCGCCCACCACCAGCGCGATGGCGGCGATGGCGCCGATCAGCAGGGTCATGGTGCGGGTGGTGGACTCGATGGTTTCGCGGATTTCGGCGGTGTTGCTGAGGAAGAAATCCTCGGTGCCGTGGCGCAGGGTCAGCAGCCGGGTGATGGCCGACTGCGCCGCGTCCATCGGCGTGTCGTCCTTCACCCGCAGGGTGATGCTGCTGAGGTGGCTCTGGCCGAGCATGCGCGCCATCACCGTGGTGTAGGGCACCCACACGTTGAGGCTGGTGCTGCCGCCGAAGCCCATCGACTGGCGTTTGGCGATGCCGACCACCCGCGCCGGCACGTTGCCCAGCAGCACCACCTTGCCCAGCGGATCGTCGCTGCCGAACAGCTGGCTGGCGGTGTTCTCGTCGATCACCACCACCTGCGCCAGCGCCTTGACCTCGCCGGCGTCGAAGTAGCGGCCGGACACCAGGGTCATGCCCTTGACCCGGAAATACTGCTCGCCGATGCCGCTGACCTGCGCCGAGGCGGCCTTGTTGCCGACCCGCGCGGTCACCGAACTGGACACGCTGGGGGTGGCGCTGTCGATGTAGCTCTGGGTGGCCAGCGCGTCGGCGTCGCTGCCCTTGAGTGTCTGCACCCGGCCCGAGCGCATGTCGCCGAAGCCGCGGCCGGGGTACACGTCGATGGTGTTGGTGCCCAGTGCGCTGATGTTCTGCAGGATCTGCTGCTGCGAGCCGTTGCCCATCGCCACCACCGACACCACCGAGGCGATGCCGATGATGATGCCGAGCATGGTCAGGAAGGTGCGCAGACGGTGCGCGTTCATCGCCAGCAGGGCCATGCGGAAGGCTTCGAGGAAACGGTCGCGCGCGGCCTGGAAGGCGCTGCCGCCGGTCTTCGCCGGCACCGTGCGTTGCCGCGGCTGGAACCCGGCCACCTTGTCGTTGCCGCGGTCGGCGACGATTTCGCCGTCGTGGATCTCGATGATGCGCTGGGCGTGCTCGGCCACGTGCATGTCGTGGGTGACGATGATGATGGTGTGGCCCTCGGCGTGCAGCTCACCGAGGATCTTCATCACTTCCTCGCCCGAGGCGCTGTCCAGCGCGCCGGTGGGCTCGTCGGCCAGGATCACCTCGCCGCCGTTCATCAGCGCACGTGCGATCGATACGCGCTGCTGCTGGCCGCCGGACAGCTGGCCGGGCTTGTGGCCCATGCGTTCGTCCAGCCCCAGCCGCGCCAGCAGCGCCTCGACGCGCTGGCGCCGCGCCGCCGCCGGGGTACCGGCGTAGACCGCGGGCACTTCCACGTTGCCACGTGCGTCGAGGTCGCCGAGCAGGTGGTAGCGCTGGAAGATGAAGCCGAAATGCTCGCGGCGCAGTTCGGCCAGTTCGTCCGGCTCCATCCTGCCGGTCTCGCGCCCGGCCACCTTGTAGGAGCCGACGGTGGGGCGGTCCAGGCAGCCGAGGATGTTCATCAGCGTGGACTTGCCCGAGCCGGACTGGCCGACGATGGCGACCATCTCGCCGGCGTGGATGTCGAGGTTGACGTCCTTGAGCACGGCGATGGTGTCCTCGCCGGCCGGGAATTCGCGGCGCAGGTCGCGCAGTTGCAGCAGCGGCTGGTTCATCGGCGCGGGCCACCCATCATCATCGGCCCACGCATGGTGCTGCGGGCGCTGGCGCGCTCGGCGTCGGTCACTTCGCCGACCACCACCAGGTCGCCCTCGGCCAGGCCTTCGAGCACCTCGACGCTGGAGCCGTTGTTCAGGCCGGCCTTGATCCGGCGCGGCTCGGGCTGGCCGTCCTTGCCGACCACGCGCACGATGTAGCTGTTGCTGGCAGCCAGTGCGGCCGCATCGGGCTGCTGGCGGCGCGGGCGCTGCGCGCCGTCGCCCTGCGGGCGTGCCGCGTTGCCGTTGCCGCGCTGGCGCGGGGCGTCGCCGTCGGCACGGCCGGGGCCGCCCTCGGGCACCTTGGGGCCGAGGGCGACGGTGGGGATCAGCAGCGCGTCCCTGGCCTGTGCCAGCAGCACCGACACCTGCGCGGTCATGTCGATGCGCAGGGTGCCATCCGGGTTCTCCACGTCGAACAGCGCGTTGTAGTAGACCGCTGAGCTGGAGCTGGAGGAGGACGAACTGCTGCTGGTGCTGTCCGAGCTGATCGAGGCCGGCGCAGGGTTCACCGTGCGCAGCTTGGCTTCGTACTTGTGGTCCGGGTTGCCGAGGATGGTGAAGTACACCGGCATGCCCGCCTTGACCTTGACCACGTCGGCCTCGGAAATCTCGGCGTTGACCGTCACCAGGTCCAGCCGCGCCAGCTTGACGATGGTCGGTGCCGACTGGTTGGCGTTGACGGTGCGGCCTTCCTCGGCCACCACCGCCACCACGGTACCGTCGATCGGCGCGGTGATGCGGGTGTAGCCGAGGTTGGCGCGGGCGGTGCCCAGCTCGGTTTCGCGCTGCCGGGTCTGCGCGTCGAGCGCGCGCACCTGCGCCCGCGCGGTGGCCAGCTTGGCCTCGGCGCCTTCGTACTCGGCGCGCGAGGTGGCCTCGTCGGCCAGCATCTGCTTCTGCCGTTCGAACGCCAGCTCGGCCTCGCGCAGCGTGGCCTGTTGCACCGCGCGCTGGGCACGGATGTTCTCCAGCGCCGCCTCGGCGTTCATCAGGCTGTTCTGCTGGGTGGTGGAGTCGATCTCGGCGATCAGGTCGCCCTGCTTGACCACGTCGCCCAGTTGCACCTTCAGCGACTTGATCTGGCCCGAGGCCTGCGCGCCAACGCTGACCAGTGTGTAGGCGTCGATCACGCCGGTGGCGTCCACGGTCTGCTCCAGGTTGCCGCGGGTCACCGGCGAGGTCGCCAGCGAGGGCGCGGCCGGCTTGCGCAGGCCCCAGTAGAGGGCGGCGGCGACCAGCACGAGCAGGGCGGCGGCCAGCAGGAGGCGATTGCGGCGGGTCTTGGGCAGGGGCAACTTCACGGTGGTCTCGCGCTCGGGGCCGCTGAATGCGGCGTCGGCGACAGTCTGGCCGGCGCGCACGGCGGCCACAACGCACGGCATGTGTCGGCGTGTGTCGGCGGGCAGGTATGGTGTATCACCGTGTATCAGGCGGTGCGGACGATGCAGTGCGAAACACGTGCGGGCGCGCATTCCGGCCCGCGAGCAGGGATCATTGCGCCATGAAGGAAACCCAAGCCATGCACCGCCTGCTGGTGGTTGACGACGACAGCGACATCCGTGGCCTGTTGGCCGAGCAGCTCGGCCGCGCCGGCTACGCGGTGAGCACCGCCGCCGATGGCGCGCAGATGCGCCAGACGCTGGCGCGCGAGCACGTCGACCTGATCGTGCTCGACCTCAACCTGCCGCGCGAGGACGGGCTGGCGCTGTGCCGCGAGCTGCGCGCGCGCTCGTCCACCCCGGTCATCATGCTCACCGCCCGCGCCGAGCCAATCGACCGCGTACTCGGGCTGGAGATGGGTGCCGACGACTACCTGGCCAAGCCGTTCGAGCCGCGCGAGCTGCTGGCGCGTATCCGCAATGTACTGCGGCGGACCGAGGCGCTGCCGGCCAACCTGGAGCCGCTGGCGATGCGCCGGGCCACGTTCTCCGGCTGGGTGTTCGACCTCGAACGCCGCCACCTGGTCGATC
It includes:
- the macB gene encoding macrolide transport protein (ABC superfamily, atp_bind (N-terminal), membrane (C-terminal)) (Evidence 2a : Function of homologous gene experimentally demonstrated in an other organism; Product type t : transporter), translated to MNQPLLQLRDLRREFPAGEDTIAVLKDVNLDIHAGEMVAIVGQSGSGKSTLMNILGCLDRPTVGSYKVAGRETGRMEPDELAELRREHFGFIFQRYHLLGDLDARGNVEVPAVYAGTPAAARRQRVEALLARLGLDERMGHKPGQLSGGQQQRVSIARALMNGGEVILADEPTGALDSASGEEVMKILGELHAEGHTIIIVTHDMHVAEHAQRIIEIHDGEIVADRGNDKVAGFQPRQRTVPAKTGGSAFQAARDRFLEAFRMALLAMNAHRLRTFLTMLGIIIGIASVVSVVAMGNGSQQQILQNISALGTNTIDVYPGRGFGDMRSGRVQTLKGSDADALATQSYIDSATPSVSSSVTARVGNKAASAQVSGIGEQYFRVKGMTLVSGRYFDAGEVKALAQVVVIDENTASQLFGSDDPLGKVVLLGNVPARVVGIAKRQSMGFGGSTSLNVWVPYTTVMARMLGQSHLSSITLRVKDDTPMDAAQSAITRLLTLRHGTEDFFLSNTAEIRETIESTTRTMTLLIGAIAAIALVVGGIGVMNIMLVSVTERTREIGVRMAVGARQSDIRQQFLIEAVLVCLLGGVLGIALALGIGWAFKSFGASFTLLFSTGSIVAAFACSTLIGVAFGFLPARNAAQLDPVEALARE
- a CDS encoding Efflux transporter, RND family, MFP subunit yields the protein MPCVVAAVRAGQTVADAAFSGPERETTVKLPLPKTRRNRLLLAAALLVLVAAALYWGLRKPAAPSLATSPVTRGNLEQTVDATGVIDAYTLVSVGAQASGQIKSLKVQLGDVVKQGDLIAEIDSTTQQNSLMNAEAALENIRAQRAVQQATLREAELAFERQKQMLADEATSRAEYEGAEAKLATARAQVRALDAQTRQRETELGTARANLGYTRITAPIDGTVVAVVAEEGRTVNANQSAPTIVKLARLDLVTVNAEISEADVVKVKAGMPVYFTILGNPDHKYEAKLRTVNPAPASISSDSTSSSSSSSSSSSAVYYNALFDVENPDGTLRIDMTAQVSVLLAQARDALLIPTVALGPKVPEGGPGRADGDAPRQRGNGNAARPQGDGAQRPRRQQPDAAALAASNSYIVRVVGKDGQPEPRRIKAGLNNGSSVEVLEGLAEGDLVVVGEVTDAERASARSTMRGPMMMGGPRR
- the ompR gene encoding DNA-binding response regulator in two-component regulatory system with EnvZ (Evidence 2a : Function of homologous gene experimentally demonstrated in an other organism; PubMedId : 10464234, 2845093, 2997120, 3010044, 6292199, 8063417, 8989318, 9016718; Product type r : regulator) — encoded protein: MKETQAMHRLLVVDDDSDIRGLLAEQLGRAGYAVSTAADGAQMRQTLAREHVDLIVLDLNLPREDGLALCRELRARSSTPVIMLTARAEPIDRVLGLEMGADDYLAKPFEPRELLARIRNVLRRTEALPANLEPLAMRRATFSGWVFDLERRHLVDPAGRVVMLSGAEFRLLRVFVAHANKVLSREQLVALSSGRSYEAQDRAIDLQVSRLRQKLGDAGGSDGLVKTVRNEGYVFASAVELE